Proteins from a genomic interval of Oncorhynchus nerka isolate Pitt River linkage group LG13, Oner_Uvic_2.0, whole genome shotgun sequence:
- the LOC115139803 gene encoding annexin A1-like, with product MSFIAAFLQQTVYLGLPDDSTLPNQGTVTPDPHFSVDGDVGILDKAIKAKGVDENTIIDVLVRRSNAQRQQIKATYEKASGKPLETALKSALKGDLEDVVLALLKTPAQYDAQQLKLAMKGLGTDEDTLVEILASRTNKEIREIKKVYKGEYKKELEDDIKSDTGADFRNALLSLCKATRNEDTMVNQELADSDARALYEAGEKRKGTDCSVFIDILTTRSAPQLRQAFERYTKYSKVDVAKAIDLELKGDIENCLTAVVKCAGSKPAFFAEKLNLAMKGKGTRTNILTRVMVSRSEVDLARIKQEYKKTFGKTLSQEILDDTKGDYEKILLALCGSDN from the exons ATGTCCTTCATCGCAGCCTTCTTGCAGCAGACAGTCTATCTGGGCCTGCCCGACGACTCG ACCTTACCCAATCAGGGCACTGTGACTCCTGACCCGCATTTCAGTGTCGATGGGGATGTAGGCATCTTGGATAAGGCCATCAAGGCCAAAG GTGTGGATGAGAACACCATCATTGATGTGCTGGTGAGGAGGAGCAACGCCCAGAGACAGCAGATCAAAGCTACCTATGAGAAGGCTAGTGGCAAG ccTCTGGAGACTGCCCTGAAGTCGGCCCTAAAGGGAGACCTGGAGGATGTGGTTCTGGCTCTGCTCAAGACCCCAGCCCAATATGACGCCCAACAGCTCAAACTGGCCATGAAG GGATTGGGCACAGACGAGGATACTCTGGTTGAGATTCTGGCCTCCAGGACCAATAAGGAgatcagagagataaagaaagtcTATAAGGGAG AATACAAAAAGGAGCTAGAGGATGACATCAAATCTGACACAGGCGCAGACTTCAGGAATGCTCTGCTCTCGCTCTGCAAG GCTACTAGGAATGAGGACACCATGGTGAACCAGGAACTTGCTGACAGTGATGCCAGg GCCCTGTATGAggctggagagaagaggaagggaacAGACTGCTCTGTCTTCATTGACATTCTGACCACCAGAAGTGCTCCTCAGCTCCGCCAAG cgttTGAGAGGTACACCAAGTACAGTAAGGTGGATGTGGCAAAGGCTATTGACCTGGAACTGAAGGGAGACATTGAGAACTGTCTGACTGCCGTAG TGAAGTGTGCTGGAAGCAAGCCTGCTTTCTTTGCTGAGAAGCTCAACTTGGCAATGAAG GGTAAAGGAACCAGGACCAATATTCTGACCCGGGTCATGGTGAGCAGGTCTGAAGTAGACCTGGCCCGGATTAAACAGGAGTACAAGAAGACGTTTGGGAAAACCCTCTCCCAGGAAATTCTG GATGACACCAAGGGAGACTATGAGAAGATCCTACTGGCCCTGTGTGGAAGTGACAACTAA